From Coregonus clupeaformis isolate EN_2021a chromosome 2, ASM2061545v1, whole genome shotgun sequence:
GTCCCATCAACTTACACACCACCATAACCTGTCCCCTCAACTTACACACCACAATAACCTGTCCCCTCAACTTACACACCACAATAACCTGTCCCCTCAACTTACACACCACCATAACCTGTCCCCTCAACTTACACACCACAATAACCTGTCCCCTCAACTTACACACCACCATAACCTGTCCCATCAACTTACACACCACCATAACCTGTCCCCTCAACTTACACACCACAATAACCTGTCCCCTCAATTTACACACCACCATAACCTTTCCTTTCAATTTACACACCACCATAACCTGTCCCCTCAATTTACACACCACCATAACCTTTCCTTTCAATTTACACACCACCATAACCTGTCCCCTCAATTTACACACCACCATAACTTGTCCCCTCAATTTACACACCACCATAACCTGTCCCATCAACTTACACACCACAATAACCTGTCCCCTTCAACTTACACACCACAATAACCTGTCCCCTCAACTTACACACCGCAATAACCTGTCCACTCAACTTACACACCACAATAACCTGTCCCCTCAACTTACACTATGTTTTCCTTCCCATTACTCAGTTCCTAAGCTGAATCTAGGAATGTATTATCCTATTTTAGACTGTTAACATTCCTTTAATTCAGCGGGGGGCATATTTAGTTGGTTCATTTTAGGGATTTATTAAATAATCCCTTTCTATGGCTCCACGACAGTAGACCTGTATTGTACCTGAATTACAGACACAATAGTTGCCTTTCCCTGTCACATGCCAAGTATCGTAGTGaagctattctctctctctgtgtgtgtgtgtgcggaaacgtgtttgtgtgtgtatcggAGCAAGTTTCATTGGTATGGGAAGAGTGTAGTCGTGGTGGGgctgtctgctgtgtgtgtgtctgagatggGTGTGACCGCGCGCTGCCTCGCCTGGCTGTGTTTTGCTGCAGCCTCAGCCTGCATATGCAGCTGGCTGGATGTCTGGCTGGTGGGATTGCATCACGCTGGCCGGGCTGAAAGGGCACCATGATGTAACTGTGAGTAATACTACCTCCAGTGAAGTGAAGCAgctctgtactgtactatactgtactatactgtactatactgtgatGTGAGTGGCATGGATGATTGGGAGTTGCTACTGCCGCACTctctggatgtgtcccaaatggcaccctattccctatatagtgcactacttttgaccaaggcccatatattccctatatagtgcactagtttatgagcctggtcaaaagtagtgcactatatagggaatagggtgccatttgggatgcaacccatgTCACCGGCTGACTGGTTCTCAACAGGGCTGATCAGACAATGAAGACATTTATTGTATACCCATAACAAGTTATAACAAGCTATAACAACCCGTAACAAGCTATAACAACCCATAAGAAGCTATAATAACCCGTAACAAGCCGTAACAACCTGTAACAAGCTATAACAAGCTGTAAGAAGCCATAACAAGCTATAACAACCCGTAAGAAGCTATAACAACCCGTAACAAGCCGTAACAACCTGTAACAAGCTATTACAAGCTGTAAGATGCCATAACAACCCGTAACAAGCCGTAACAAGCTGTAACAAGCTATAACAAGCTGTAAGAAGCCATAACAACCTAGAACAAGCTATAACAACCCGTAACAAGCCGTAACAAGCTGTAACAACCTATAACAAGCTGTAACAAGCCATAACAACCTGTAACAAGCTGTAACAAGCTGTAACAAGCTGTAACAAGCTGTAAGAAGCCATAACAACCCGTAACAAGCTGTAACAACCTATAACAAGCTGTAACAAGCTGTAACAAGCTGTAACAACCTATAACAAGCTGTAACAACCTATAACAAGCTGTAACAAGCCATAACAACCTGTAACAAGCTATAACAAGCTGTAACAAGCTATAACAAGCCGTAACAAGCTATAACAAGCTATAACAAGCTGTAACAAGCTGTAACAAGCCATAACAACCTATAACAAGCCATAACAACCTTATAACAAGCCATAACAACCTATAACAAGCTATAACAACCCGTAACAAGCTGTAACAAGCCATAACAAGCTGTAACAAGCCATAACAAGCCATAACAACCTATAACAAGCTGTAACAAGCCATAACAACCTATAACAAGCTATAACAAGCTGTAACAACCTATACCAagccataacatttacatttacatttacatttacattttagtcatttagcagacgctcttatccagagcgacttacagttagtgagtacatacattatttttttcatactggccccccgtgggaaacgaacccacaaccctggcgttgcaaacgccatgctcaaccaactgagctacatccctgccggccattccctcccctaccctggacgacgctgggccaattgtgcgccaccccatgggtctcccggtcgcggccggctacaacagagcccaTAACAACCTATAACAACCTATAACAAGCTATAACAAGCTGTAACAAGCCATAACAACCTATAACAAGCTGTAAGAACCTGTACAGTTAGATTACTATCAGACAGGTCCACATCCACCATATGGTTGATGTATTGAGTGAATGACAGTTTTCATGATCGATGGATCGGTTAATACAATCATAGCTCATCCGTAGCGGAGTAATGAACATCCAAGGCTGTTATATATGATAATATCACTAATGATGCCTATACCAGATGATatagggtgtgtcccaaatggcataaggtgccatttgggacgcatccagaaTGTTATGTTTGACATTTCTGACATGTTCCTCTCCGTGTCGTTGTCTAGGTGTGCCCACGCCGACAGCAGAGATTCTCCACCACACGCTGAGCATGCTGGTCCGGGAGAGGAAGATCTACCCCACACCAGAGGGTTACTTCATCGTCACACCCCAGACCTACTTCATCACGCCCTCTCTCATCAGGACCAGCTCCAAGTGGTACCACCTGGATGAGAGGATACCTGACCGCCAGCAGcaacaacaccaacaacaacaccaacaacaacaccaacaacaacaccaacaacagtgtacctcccccctctctggaACCATCACCCCTTCCACTTCTGGCTGTGTCAGGGACAGGTCCCATCCTAAGAACCATGGAGACTCCTATAATAGTTACCGTGACGACCCCCCCAGCCACCACACCACCCTCACCAGGAAGTCCCCCAAGGAGCACCGAGAGGCCTactctccccactcccctcactCACCCCACTCCCCTCACACCCTAacacagccccagccccagccccagcctaccTCCACGGAGAAGACCCGGAGCACCCTCAGCTTCCCCTTCAAGTCGGACACCCTGACCAAGCACCGTGAGGGCGGAAGCAGCGGGGAGAAGCAGTCCAAGAAGTTTGGCCTCAAGCTGTTCCGGCTGAGTTTCAAGAAGGACAAGACCAAGCAGCTGGCCACCTTCTCGGCCCAGTTCCCCCCGGAGGAGTGGCCTCTGCGGGACGAGGAGACGCCCACGGCCGTGCCGCGCGACGTGGAGATAGAGATCATCAGACGGATCAACCCGGACCTGACGGTGGAAAACGTGGTGAGACACACGGCCGTGATGAagaggctggaggaggagagggcccAGAGGAGCAAGGCCAGCTCCTCTGCCCAGCACAGCGCACGCAGCAGGAGGAGCCGCGGACACCGCAAGCCCCAAGGTAAGCCGTCGCGCTCCCACAGTAAGACTCGTGCCTCCCGGGGAGACCCCTCTGAGGGATCCAACCTGGACCTGGCGGCTGAGAGGGACTACCGGGCCTACAGCTCCTCCCTGGCACGCTCGCCGCGGGATGCCTCCTTCTCCATGGAGCGCAGCCGTGCCCGACACCTGGCCCACAGCAACCCCAACATCATGGAGTCCCACCTGCCCGTCACCCCGGAGTGGGACGTGTCGGGAGAGCTGGCCAAGAGGAGGACGGAGATGCCCTTCCCCGAGCCCTCGCACGGGCCGTCCCACTCCAAGGTGCACCGCAGCCACAGCCACACGCAGGAGAGGAAGTCACGCAACGAGCGCTCGGATAACAAGGCCAAAGAGCGGTCCCGCTCCATGGACAACTCCAAAGGGCCCCTGGGGGTCGGGCTGATTGGGCCCCCAGACTACTTTGAGCATAGCCCTgatgagagggacagagacaggagctGCTACTATACCGATGACGGGACCTTGAGGGCCTCGGCCTCCCAGTACTCCCACTCGCGTGCCACGCCCCCTGCTGCTAAGTTGGCCACACCCCCTGCTGCTAagttaacctctgacccctgtggGCCCGACGGAGGGAGAACACTTGAAAATAACAAAAGTAGAGACCGTTTAACTGCTTACGACAGTCAGAAGGCTTATTCTCCCAAACACATGGCTGAGGACTATATCCAGTGCAATGCATCCAATGAGGCGGTCCTCACTACCCCTAGCCCCTTAGGAAAACCCAATCACGATAGCTTACCTAAGGTGAAGGTGGCCTGTCCATCCGACAGACATACCCCTCATCCCACAGAGTACAAAGAGGAAACTACAAAGGGACAGAACGGTGTTAGTTTACCCATGCCCTGCCAGATGCCTGAGCCTTTGCCAAATGGCCGTTCAGTACAGCACCACAACACCAACTCTGGTAGCATGGACAGGAGGGAGATCTTCAGCAAAGACACTCTGTTCAAACCTCCGCCCAACACGCTGCCCAGCGGCTACGGGGACGGAAGCTACTCCAGGTCCAGCACGCTGAGGAAGACCCCGGTCATGTCGTCGGCAGAGGTGCTGGACAGCCAGGAGCACTTTGAGCAGCCGGGCCCCCTGCTAGCTGTACCCCGGCCCCCCTCCTCTGGCCCCTCGGGGATGGAGCAGGCTGGCCCGTGCCAGGCCGGGGAAGCCTCCTTCGACTACTACAATGTGTCTGATGACGACGAGTTGGAGGACGCTGCCTCAGCCAAGCGGGCAGAGCAGGAGCAGAAGTCCCCAGAGGGCTGTGGTGGGGgagcagggggagggggaggggggggtaccATGCAGTGGCTgctggagagggagaaggagagggacctCCAGCGCAGGTTTGAGAGGAACCTGACCTTCCCCAACCCCAAGGAGAGTGACCCCAACAACCAGAGCCAACAGTCAGCCCACTCAGCCAGGCTGGACAGCATGGACAGCAGTAGTGTTACAGTGGACAGTGGATTTAACTCTCCACGGTAAGCCTCATCGGGTGacaacaacacactcactcactcactcacactgccTCACTGTTTGTGTGGTCAGTGGTAATGAGAGGGGATGGCTTCTTATTCTGTGAATAGACCAATGGTGGGATTATTGTTCTCACATGAGAACATAATGGAATGGGAATATTATTACATATGGTGCTGTTGATTCTAGTGAATCTGAGGTACAACCTATCATGGTTATAGCCCTGTAGAAGAGGCAGAATAGGAGCTTCCAATGTTTCCCAATTCCATAATTGCCTCTCATCCATGTGAACCTTTGCTTATCTGTTTACAAAACAACATTTTTGCTCTGAATGGATTTGTTTTgctttgtttctttctttctgaTGTCTGTGCTTCACTCAATGATTCACGTTCATTTGAACTGCGATATTCTTCTTAGTGTCTTAGTGAATCACTTGAGCGTAAGCAGACATCTGTGTTTTTGTGGAGTTTTTGTCTCGTGATACATGGTGTCTGTCACTGAAATATGTCCATTAAGGCAACCATTCACATGTCTTTACCTTCAGCCGACAAAATATTACCTTTTTTGGTCCCATAAGCAACATACAGTCCGGAGGTTTTGGAGGATTTAGTTTTTGGAGGATTTTGATATTCATCAGTGGTAGAGGGTTCATCTGTCGGGTCAGAACTGTCTCTGCTGACACACAGCTCTCTCTTCTCATAACAGAAAAGTTGAGCCTCTCAATCCTAAAAGCCATAACTATAAACAAAGACTTGTTCAAAATGTGATTAAGTCGTTAGGGAATGCCTGAATCTAACCATACCACAAAGAACAGACCTCACAGTTTTTTTTATGTACTTTCAAATTGTGTGAAGAATTGTATTCTGGGTGTTTTTAAAGACTGCCTATTAAACTGTGGTTTTACATTATACAGATAGCAACCCCCAAAAGCTTTTGTGCATTACAACACTGTGCCTGTTTTTGCCAAATCCTTTTCACCCGGGCCCCTCTGGCATAGTGGGAGTGTGTGACGCTTCATTAGGGTCACATGTGTCTTCCTGTGTCTAACCCCGACCACATGCTCCAGCCTCTAAACAAGATGGATGCCCGCGCTAGCGCCGCTCACCTTTGATTGGTTTGTATCACGCTTAGGTTTGCAGTTCAGAACCTCTGGGACCATTGGCTCATTTGTTTTCTGGCTGagtttcccctcccctccctccctccctctcatgtctcccctccctccctccctccctccctccctccctccctccctccctccctcagctcagctcactcctccctccctccctccctccctccctccctccctcagctcagctcctcctccctccctccctccctccctccctccctccctcagctcagctcctccctctcccctcctccctccctccctccctccctccctccctccctcctcctccctccctccctctccctccctccctccctcccctctccctccctccctccctccctctctcccctccctcccctctcttccctctcttccctccctctctccccctccctctctctctcaccttctctcccctccctccctcctcctccctctcgctctctcccctccctcccctctctcccctccctcccctccctccctccctccctcagctcagctcctcccctccctccctccctccctccctccctccctccctccctccctctctctaccttctctctctctcccttcatccctcccctctctcccctccttcccctctctcccctctctcccctccctcccctctctaccctccctctcttccctccctcccctctctcctcccgccctccctccctcccctccttcccctctctcccctcagcccCTACCATGTTTCCAGCCACAGCCTCCCGCTCTCCCCCGTGGCCAGTAATGGAAAATAATGTATCTGTATTCAGCAGACGTATGGCTGTCTCTAGATAATGCTCCTCAGCCAACTTATTCAAACAAGATGGGCGACCTTTTATGGAAGTGATTGTGGAACTGGAAACAAGTGACCGCTGCAGATTTTAAATGGCATGGAGTTGGACTGGTGGTCCTTCCTTGTAGATTCTGTTGCCTATTTCACAGCCTCTCACGACCTTGTCATTTTATTTTCCTGTGAAGAACTGTGATAAAAACTGTGATGTGGTTTTACACTCTAATGTTGTGTTGGGATCACAGTAGTGATGAGCCATGTGGAGCTCTTCAGGACAGATGTCACTAATCTCCTGTGAGACTGAAAGGGCATTGGTCCACAGATATGTACAGTACTTGTTCATTTGGCCACTCCCTTCCCCCAGGCAGCTCagctccacccctctctcccataGCCTTGGCCTGCAGATGGAGGCAGTGACGAGAAGCACATCCACCTTTCATGGGTGACCTGGTCTAGCTGGCGGTGACGAGATAGAAACAGGCTTGATCAGACTTTTTTGACATGCTGTTCCACTCTAACTCAGTAAGACAACATTCCAAACAACTGTCTTGTCATACAGATAATAATACCTTAAATATTATCAGTAATGTAATGTTACAAACAATTCCATTGTAGAAAACATCAGACAAACCATGAATGAGAACCACACTTTATAAGTGTCTATATCTGCCAGAGGTTATGACTCCTATATGACTCTTCTCTCATTCGTTCTTCTTGCTTTACCCATCTTTCTTCTGACCTTTTtttacacccccccaccccccctctcagGGCAGTGTTTACAGCAGTTACTGGTTAACATGGAGAGGATTTCAAGTTTTGATTTACTTGAAGGGAACTCCCTAACCTCAATAAGTGCTGCCAATAGCTGGAAAACTATATAGACTACATGTGTCAACAATCAATCGGATACTTTCTGCTCTCACACTATTCCACACAAACAAGGGAAGGCAGCATAACATGCTTCTGTGTCCTCTGCGTGTggacctctctccctctgtgtcctctgtgtgtggacctctgtgtcctctgtgtgtggacctctctccctctgtgtcctctgtgtgtggacCTCTCTCCcgctgtgtcctctgtgtgtggacCTCTCTCCcgctgtgtcctctgtgtgtggacctctgtgtcctctgtgtgtggacctctctccatctgtgtcctctgtgtgtggacctctctccctctgtgtcctctgtgtgtggacctctctccctctgtgtcctctgtgtgtggacctctctccctctgtgtcctctgtgtgtggacctctctccatctgtgtcctctgtgtgtggacctctctccctctgtgtcctctgtgtgtggacctctctccatctgtgtcctctgtgtgtggacCTCTCTCCcgctgtgtcctctgtgtgtggacctctgtgtcctctgtgtgtggacctctctccatctgtgtcctctgtgtgtggacctctctccctctgtgtcctctgtgtgtggacCTCTCTCCcgctgtgtcctctgtgtgtggacctctctccatctgtgtcctctgtgtgtggacctctgtgtcctctgtgtgtggacctctccctctgtgtcctctgtgtttggacctctctccctctgtgtcctcTGTGTTTGGTCCTCTCTCCCtttgtgtcctctgtgtgtggacttctgtgtcctctgtgtgtggacctctccccctctgtgtcctctgtgtgtggacctctctcctgctgtgtcctctgtgtgtggacctctctccatctgtgtcctctgtgtgtggacctctgtgtcctctgtgtgtggacctctccctctgtgtcctctgtgtttggacctctctccctctgtgtcctctgtgtgtggacctcttcctctgtgtcctctgtgtttggacctctctccctctgtgtcctctgtgtgtggacCTCTCTCCcgctgtgtcctctgtgtgtggacctctctccatctgtgtcctctgtgtgtggacctctctccatctgtgtcctctgtgtgtggacctctctccatctgtgtcctctgtgtgtggacctctctccatctgtgtcctctgtgtgtggacctctctccatctgtgtcctctgtgtgtggacCTCTCTCCcgctgtgtcctctgtgtgtggacctctctccctctttctcttcattCTCTTCACCATTCTATTTTTCTCTTTttgttctctcccctcctctcctcttcttcctggcTCAGCACACGAGAGAGTCTGGCCTCAAACACCTCCAGCATCGTGGAGAGCAACAGACGTCAGAACCTGGCTCTGAGTCCCGGACACCTGGGAATCGCCACGGGCAACGGTCCACCTTTCACCTTCCGGACCATTCCAGAGCCACCTACCACCCAACCCGAGAAACTCCAGAAACCCTCAAACTGTTTGGCCTCCATCACCAGTGTGTGACAGTGGCCGGAGAGGGAGATATAATGAAGAGGGAAGTGTTGGGTTTGGATGAGTACAGCTCCTCCACCTCACTGGGACTGTTATAGTATCCAGACTGGCTGACACAACATATACCACACCAGCCCAATCAATGACTGGTATTACATCAATCTGTCATTCAATGGTTTTTGATTTGTTTTCCTCATCTTCTGTTGGGTAATATTAGAATTTGTGATACTCACTACTACATTGTAACACCACTTCTTCTCACAAGAGGATGtttataaaaatatttaaaaGCATTGATCTTTTTCAAACCCATTCCAaacctttaaaaaataaaacgtAATTCTACAGGTCCTTTTAGGTTTTAGTTTTTACTGagcagtttttatttattttatgtaaCTGATTTGACTTTGACCTGCCAGTTGACATTGCCATTTGTTTTGGTGTCAAATGTATAATCTTATAATCTCAGGTCACGTGTAATTACACTCCTACCATTGTTTGGCTATGTGTGGCTGTTAAGCTTTTTAAACATACTCTTCAGCCCCCTCTGCTGGCTCACATGAAGCTCTGGCACAATACCATGCATACACAGCTCTGCTAGCTAGACTTTACCTGACCCCTCTGCCATAAGGCCTACATAAGGCTGTCATGATAATATAACATGTAATAAACCGTTATGACAGCTGATGTCAGCTTATGACAACTGATTTACCGCTGTCATAACAGAAACCGTTGTTTAGGCTTGCTAATTGTCTGGGCATACAGCTAGACAATTAGTATACATAAGGAATGGTTTGTGTCATGACTGTGTCAAGTGCCATAACCTACATAAGCAGCTGTCATTATGGTTTATAATGCTATGACATTATTATGACAGTCTTACGTAGGGTTCAAGTGACATGTTATCCTAGTGATGTTAGGAGTGCAACATGTCCAGTCCATCCAACCTCTCTCTGTAGGGTACTATTGGTGTGTCAGAGTAACCCTCTGTTCCATGGTACTGAACCCATCCCCGATGCTGCTGTAGTCTTGCTGCATTACTTGATAACAAAATCCAAGTGTTTGAACTGGGCTCTTAGAGCTAACGTTTACATAGAATCAGGTCTCTCAGCACATTTTGGTACATTGTAAATACAGATTAAGGAAAGGCCTCAATGCCCGACAGGGATTCAGAGTTTCAAAGCGGTACTACACGGCAGTCATGGCCAACAATGGAAAAACCtaacttttctttttattggaACAAAAATGTCACACTATTCCTGGTGCTATTACCTGTGGTATTTTCCTGTTGAATGCATTTGATGTTCAAATTAACAACAAGGGACTTTTGAATATGGACAACGTCGAAAACCATCCCCTTTATAGAGGCAGATAAGGTCAGTCCTCTCTCTTTATAGAGGCCCTCTGAGTTGTTTTCATATTTAACGCTACGTTGGCAGATGCTCTCTAATACAACTACCTCCACAACAGCAGAGTAGTGGCTCTCCTCTTACAAATCACTGTCATCAGCCTGTATCCTGTGAATGTCAATGTAAAAGCTCTTGAAATGACTCACACACAGACCATGTCAAAGTGCTGGACTGACTCTCCTATTGTCATTCTCACCTGGATGCATTACTtagcccctctctctgtctgactttacttagctcctctctctgtctgactttacttagcccctctctctgtctgactttacttagctcctctctctgtctgactttacttagctcctctctctgtctgactttacttagctcctctctctgtctgactttacttagctcctctctctgtctgactttacttagcccctctctctgtctgactttacttagctcctctctctgtctgactttacttagcccctctctctgtctgactttacttagcccctctctctgtctgactttacttagctcctctctctgtct
This genomic window contains:
- the LOC121586776 gene encoding storkhead-box protein 2 isoform X2 — its product is MKKTQSTTLRRAWPSSDFSDRASERTRSRSEKDYRLHKYYPPQYICQSPRGYMTSGDVSPISMSPISQSQFIPLGEVLCLAISAMNSARKPVTQEALTEHLATCFPGVPTPTAEILHHTLSMLVRERKIYPTPEGYFIVTPQTYFITPSLIRTSSKWYHLDERIPDRQQQQHQQQHQQQHQQQHQQQCTSPLSGTITPSTSGCVRDRSHPKNHGDSYNSYRDDPPSHHTTLTRKSPKEHREAYSPHSPHSPHSPHTLTQPQPQPQPTSTEKTRSTLSFPFKSDTLTKHREGGSSGEKQSKKFGLKLFRLSFKKDKTKQLATFSAQFPPEEWPLRDEETPTAVPRDVEIEIIRRINPDLTVENVVRHTAVMKRLEEERAQRSKASSSAQHSARSRRSRGHRKPQGKPSRSHSKTRASRGDPSEGSNLDLAAERDYRAYSSSLARSPRDASFSMERSRARHLAHSNPNIMESHLPVTPEWDVSGELAKRRTEMPFPEPSHGPSHSKVHRSHSHTQERKSRNERSDNKAKERSRSMDNSKGPLGVGLIGPPDYFEHSPDERDRDRSCYYTDDGTLRASASQYSHSRATPPAAKLATPPAAKLTSDPCGPDGGRTLENNKSRDRLTAYDSQKAYSPKHMAEDYIQCNASNEAVLTTPSPLGKPNHDSLPKVKVACPSDRHTPHPTEYKEETTKGQNGVSLPMPCQMPEPLPNGRSVQHHNTNSGSMDRREIFSKDTLFKPPPNTLPSGYGDGSYSRSSTLRKTPVMSSAEVLDSQEHFEQPGPLLAVPRPPSSGPSGMEQAGPCQAGEASFDYYNVSDDDELEDAASAKRAEQEQKSPEGCGGGAGGGGGGGTMQWLLEREKERDLQRRFERNLTFPNPKESDPNNQSQQSAHSARLDSMDSSSVTVDSGFNSPRTRESLASNTSSIVESNRRQNLALSPGHLGIATGNGPPFTFRTIPEPPTTQPEKLQKPSNCLASITSV
- the LOC121586776 gene encoding storkhead-box protein 2 isoform X1, whose protein sequence is MESFLQIAPHSLAIVLTRIGTGESTGVSESEELPRHHTGYEIFADFKTENTQHVWNQRISDAISETFFLGWIDEHVLLIQGKEDHLEVLREGWMRRSLNPPRGFHIKYLGDVSPISMSPISQSQFIPLGEVLCLAISAMNSARKPVTQEALTEHLATCFPGVPTPTAEILHHTLSMLVRERKIYPTPEGYFIVTPQTYFITPSLIRTSSKWYHLDERIPDRQQQQHQQQHQQQHQQQHQQQCTSPLSGTITPSTSGCVRDRSHPKNHGDSYNSYRDDPPSHHTTLTRKSPKEHREAYSPHSPHSPHSPHTLTQPQPQPQPTSTEKTRSTLSFPFKSDTLTKHREGGSSGEKQSKKFGLKLFRLSFKKDKTKQLATFSAQFPPEEWPLRDEETPTAVPRDVEIEIIRRINPDLTVENVVRHTAVMKRLEEERAQRSKASSSAQHSARSRRSRGHRKPQGKPSRSHSKTRASRGDPSEGSNLDLAAERDYRAYSSSLARSPRDASFSMERSRARHLAHSNPNIMESHLPVTPEWDVSGELAKRRTEMPFPEPSHGPSHSKVHRSHSHTQERKSRNERSDNKAKERSRSMDNSKGPLGVGLIGPPDYFEHSPDERDRDRSCYYTDDGTLRASASQYSHSRATPPAAKLATPPAAKLTSDPCGPDGGRTLENNKSRDRLTAYDSQKAYSPKHMAEDYIQCNASNEAVLTTPSPLGKPNHDSLPKVKVACPSDRHTPHPTEYKEETTKGQNGVSLPMPCQMPEPLPNGRSVQHHNTNSGSMDRREIFSKDTLFKPPPNTLPSGYGDGSYSRSSTLRKTPVMSSAEVLDSQEHFEQPGPLLAVPRPPSSGPSGMEQAGPCQAGEASFDYYNVSDDDELEDAASAKRAEQEQKSPEGCGGGAGGGGGGGTMQWLLEREKERDLQRRFERNLTFPNPKESDPNNQSQQSAHSARLDSMDSSSVTVDSGFNSPRTRESLASNTSSIVESNRRQNLALSPGHLGIATGNGPPFTFRTIPEPPTTQPEKLQKPSNCLASITSV
- the LOC121586776 gene encoding storkhead-box protein 2 isoform X3, giving the protein MSPISQSQFIPLGEVLCLAISAMNSARKPVTQEALTEHLATCFPGVPTPTAEILHHTLSMLVRERKIYPTPEGYFIVTPQTYFITPSLIRTSSKWYHLDERIPDRQQQQHQQQHQQQHQQQHQQQCTSPLSGTITPSTSGCVRDRSHPKNHGDSYNSYRDDPPSHHTTLTRKSPKEHREAYSPHSPHSPHSPHTLTQPQPQPQPTSTEKTRSTLSFPFKSDTLTKHREGGSSGEKQSKKFGLKLFRLSFKKDKTKQLATFSAQFPPEEWPLRDEETPTAVPRDVEIEIIRRINPDLTVENVVRHTAVMKRLEEERAQRSKASSSAQHSARSRRSRGHRKPQGKPSRSHSKTRASRGDPSEGSNLDLAAERDYRAYSSSLARSPRDASFSMERSRARHLAHSNPNIMESHLPVTPEWDVSGELAKRRTEMPFPEPSHGPSHSKVHRSHSHTQERKSRNERSDNKAKERSRSMDNSKGPLGVGLIGPPDYFEHSPDERDRDRSCYYTDDGTLRASASQYSHSRATPPAAKLATPPAAKLTSDPCGPDGGRTLENNKSRDRLTAYDSQKAYSPKHMAEDYIQCNASNEAVLTTPSPLGKPNHDSLPKVKVACPSDRHTPHPTEYKEETTKGQNGVSLPMPCQMPEPLPNGRSVQHHNTNSGSMDRREIFSKDTLFKPPPNTLPSGYGDGSYSRSSTLRKTPVMSSAEVLDSQEHFEQPGPLLAVPRPPSSGPSGMEQAGPCQAGEASFDYYNVSDDDELEDAASAKRAEQEQKSPEGCGGGAGGGGGGGTMQWLLEREKERDLQRRFERNLTFPNPKESDPNNQSQQSAHSARLDSMDSSSVTVDSGFNSPRTRESLASNTSSIVESNRRQNLALSPGHLGIATGNGPPFTFRTIPEPPTTQPEKLQKPSNCLASITSV